Proteins encoded in a region of the Streptomyces akebiae genome:
- a CDS encoding proline racemase family protein: MRSTLVLHAVDSHTEGMPTRVITGGIGTIPGATMNERRLWFREHRDDIKQLLMNEPRGHAAMSGAILQPPTRPDCDYGVVYIEVSGYLPMCGHGTIGVATVLVETGMVEVVEPVTTIRLDTPAGLVVAEVAVEDGAAKAVTLRNVPSFSVGLDRKATLADGRTVTYDLAYGGNFYAILPLQQFGLPFDRGRKDDILRAGLDLMEAINAEGGPVHPEDPSIHGVHHVHLYAPGATARHSRHAMAIHPGWFDRSPCGTGTSARMAQLHARGELPLHTEFVNESFIGTHFTGRLLGETEVAGLPAVLPSFTGRAWVTGTAQYLLDPSDPFPSGFVL; the protein is encoded by the coding sequence ATGCGCAGCACACTCGTCCTGCACGCCGTCGACTCGCACACCGAGGGCATGCCCACCCGGGTGATCACCGGCGGGATCGGCACGATCCCCGGCGCGACCATGAACGAACGCCGACTGTGGTTCCGTGAACACCGCGACGACATCAAGCAGTTGCTGATGAACGAGCCGCGCGGGCACGCGGCGATGAGCGGCGCGATCCTCCAGCCGCCGACCCGCCCCGACTGCGACTACGGCGTGGTCTACATCGAGGTCTCCGGCTATCTGCCCATGTGCGGCCACGGCACGATCGGCGTGGCGACCGTGCTCGTGGAGACCGGCATGGTCGAGGTGGTCGAGCCGGTCACCACCATCCGCCTCGACACCCCGGCGGGCCTCGTCGTGGCCGAGGTGGCGGTGGAGGACGGCGCGGCCAAGGCGGTCACCCTACGGAACGTACCGTCGTTCTCCGTCGGCCTCGACCGCAAGGCCACGCTCGCCGACGGCCGGACCGTGACCTACGACCTCGCCTACGGCGGGAACTTCTACGCGATCCTGCCGCTGCAGCAGTTCGGACTGCCCTTCGACCGTGGCCGCAAGGACGACATCCTGCGGGCGGGCCTCGACCTGATGGAGGCCATCAACGCCGAGGGGGGACCCGTGCATCCGGAGGACCCGTCGATCCACGGCGTCCACCACGTCCACCTCTACGCTCCCGGCGCCACCGCCCGGCACTCGCGGCACGCGATGGCCATCCACCCCGGCTGGTTCGACCGCTCCCCCTGCGGCACGGGCACCAGCGCGCGCATGGCCCAGCTCCACGCGCGCGGTGAACTCCCGCTGCACACCGAGTTCGTGAACGAGTCCTTCATCGGCACCCACTTCACCGGCAGGCTGCTCGGCGAGACCGAGGTCGCCGGGCTCCCGGCCGTGCTGCCGAGTTTCACCGGCCGCGCCTGGGTCACCGGCACCGCCCAGTATCTGCTCGACCCGTCCGACCCCTTCCCGTCCGGATTCGTCCTCTAG
- a CDS encoding GntR family transcriptional regulator, which yields MPPTESRRGGVPSVSTAAAAAPPAPALPVLGGKKSSYRERVADALRAALIAGELRPGEVYSAPALAGRFGVSATPVREAMLDLAKEGLVDTVPNKGFRVTAVTERQLDEYTHVRSLIEIPTTAGLARTADPVSLEALRPAAREIVAAAAAGDLIAYVEADTRFHLGLLALAGNAHLVEVVGDLRKRARLYGLTALAESGRLLSSAQEHLELLDALLARDEEAVRGVMTRHLGHVRGMWAAPE from the coding sequence ATGCCCCCCACGGAGTCGCGGCGCGGCGGCGTACCGTCCGTCTCCACCGCTGCCGCCGCCGCTCCCCCGGCCCCCGCCCTGCCGGTGCTGGGCGGCAAGAAGAGCAGCTACCGCGAGCGGGTCGCCGACGCGTTGCGGGCCGCGCTGATCGCGGGTGAGCTGCGGCCGGGCGAGGTGTACTCCGCGCCTGCGCTCGCCGGACGCTTCGGCGTCTCGGCGACGCCGGTGCGCGAGGCCATGCTGGATCTGGCCAAGGAGGGGCTGGTCGACACCGTGCCCAACAAGGGGTTCCGGGTCACCGCCGTCACCGAGCGGCAGCTCGACGAGTACACGCATGTCCGCTCGCTGATCGAGATCCCGACCACGGCCGGCCTGGCCCGGACGGCCGACCCGGTCTCCCTTGAGGCGCTGCGGCCCGCCGCCCGCGAGATCGTCGCCGCCGCGGCCGCCGGTGACCTCATCGCGTACGTCGAGGCCGACACCCGCTTCCACCTCGGTCTGCTCGCCCTCGCGGGCAACGCGCACCTCGTCGAGGTGGTCGGCGACCTGCGCAAACGCGCCCGCCTCTACGGCCTGACCGCGCTCGCCGAGTCGGGCCGGCTGCTGTCCTCGGCACAGGAGCACCTGGAACTTCTGGACGCGCTGCTCGCCCGCGACGAGGAGGCCGTACGCGGGGTGATGACCCGCCACCTCGGTCATGTGCGCGGAATGTGGGCCGCGCCGGAGTGA
- a CDS encoding NUDIX hydrolase family protein: MTETTPGWLTSDELESARARMPILYVEAVPVRVDDSGEVTSIGLLLRIGPDGTVSRTLVSGRVMHHERVRDALLRHLEKDLGPVALPRVPSALQPFTVAEYFPTQGITPFHDPRQHAVSLAYIVPVSGDCRPRQDALDLVWFSPQEAASASVQSEMPGGQGVLLKQALAHVGCLS, encoded by the coding sequence ATGACCGAAACCACGCCGGGCTGGCTGACGTCCGACGAGCTCGAGTCGGCGCGCGCCAGGATGCCGATCCTGTACGTCGAGGCCGTGCCCGTGCGCGTCGACGACAGCGGCGAAGTGACCAGCATCGGCCTTCTGCTGCGCATCGGCCCGGACGGAACGGTCAGCCGCACGCTGGTCTCCGGCCGTGTGATGCACCACGAGCGGGTGCGTGACGCGCTGCTGCGCCATCTGGAGAAGGACCTCGGCCCGGTGGCGCTGCCCCGCGTCCCGTCCGCCCTCCAGCCGTTCACGGTCGCCGAGTACTTCCCGACGCAGGGCATCACCCCGTTCCACGACCCGCGTCAGCACGCGGTCTCCCTCGCCTACATCGTCCCGGTATCCGGCGACTGCCGCCCCCGGCAGGACGCCCTCGACCTGGTGTGGTTCAGCCCCCAGGAGGCGGCGTCGGCCTCCGTCCAGAGCGAGATGCCGGGTGGGCAGGGGGTCCTGCTGAAGCAGGCCCTGGCGCATGTGGGCTGCTTGTCCTAG